The genome window TATAATTCGTGAATATGAGTGAAACTGCAACATTATCGACGATTATCGATGCCCGCGTAAAAGAAGCGATTACGCTTTATTGCAAGGAGCGAGGCATAAAGCTGCGGCATCTGATCGAACAGGCACTAGTCGAGCAGATCGAGGACGAGATCGATCTCGAGGCGTATAGAAACCGGCGGAACGAGGAAAGAGTTCCTTTAGAAGATGTTCTCGCAAAAGCAAGCAAGCGAAAAAGCTGAATGTCTGTTTACACCGTCGAATTCGTCAAAAGTGCGGAGAAGGAGTTTCTCAAACTCCCGAAAAAGATTCGCGATAGATTTGTCGAAGCACTAAAGTTGCTCGCTATCAGTCCGTTTTCAGAGCTTCTGAAAATTAAGAAACTGAAAGGCACTGATGACGCGTATCGCATTAGAATAGGCGAATATAGATTGATCTATAAGATCGAACAAGACGTATTGACCGTGTTGGTGATCAAGGTTGGACACCGGCGAGAGGTATATAGGAGAAGCTAATTCCTTGCACGCATCTAGCGATCATCATTCACCAAGTGGCCGTAAAGCACATATTGATGGAAAGATCATGAATCTCCTCAAT of Chloracidobacterium sp. contains these proteins:
- a CDS encoding type II toxin-antitoxin system RelE/ParE family toxin, translated to MSVYTVEFVKSAEKEFLKLPKKIRDRFVEALKLLAISPFSELLKIKKLKGTDDAYRIRIGEYRLIYKIEQDVLTVLVIKVGHRREVYRRS